A section of the Harmonia axyridis chromosome 2, icHarAxyr1.1, whole genome shotgun sequence genome encodes:
- the LOC123673684 gene encoding protein crumbs-like — protein sequence MLFKVIVLFILVLGICSACDMDQTKDGCRIRNGICSCGFGCISEYRYETMAECNSALKGKRRDSCYPNPCMNGGSCIQISQRPYFICRCDGTGYFGQRCHRACPTPGGASGTTNVFPYECIVI from the exons ATGTTGTTCAAAGTGAtcgtattatttattttag TTTTAGGAATCTGTTCTGCTTGTGATATGGACCAGACCAAAGACGGATGTCGAATCAGAAATGGTATTTGTTCTTGTGGTTTCGGATGTATATCAGAGTATAGATACGAAACGATGGCTGAATGCAACAGTGCACTCAAAG gaaagaGAAGGGACAGCTGCTATCCAAATCCATGTATGAATGGAGGCTCTTGCATACAAATCTCCCAAAGACCATATTTCATTTGTAGGTGTGATGGTACAGGTTACTTCGGACAAAGGTGTCACAGAG CGTGTCCTACACCAGGGGGGGCTTCAGGAACAACCAATGTTTTTCCATATGAATGTATAGTGATATAG
- the LOC123673685 gene encoding luciferin 4-monooxygenase-like: protein MRKYITEGNILIGPDLNFEPTAGGLGKEIFNVLNSNKGKSAQHHLETGETLTYDELLIRSVRTAIYLSKKNLQKDDVVCLCSMNNIHTLVSFIACKFANVQYAAMEPTLPSDDMIYIMNLLKPKVLFVAENFIPRIEETIDILNHQCELISLGRGSTKYKSIYQLFSPVDGEQDFSAPYVEDIKDTAIIALSSGSTGKPKGVLLSHYSILLSLYIMSKELHRKGTVRFSNFTEEFTIGNNSVIIYSPPYWLSGFIFSMMTIFCGGCVFVGNVFDAERAWKVFQKFQPDTIFLPPGQVNELCAYGSSESPIMSVSFFGTGGGCVTSTHLEQMKKCFPNTRVTQLYGQTEHSGLATVVSSNIEEEFEYGEKNLKSCGRPVDGTKLRVVDIDTEKNCGPRECGELRIKSKLLMKGYFKMDSSSVFDSEGWFKTGDLVYFDENGFVYVVERIKDLILYTVYNIAPSIIENILKEHPAIFECCVLGIPHLKDNEHPMAVVVLKKGHQEGITEREIVSYVNNRVSDDRYKIRGGVKFVNEMLRNPTGKLKKLDMKRKISEGIPF, encoded by the exons ATGAGGAAATATATCACAG AAGGAAACATCTTGATCGGTCCAGATCTGAATTTTGAACCTACTGCAGGAGGTTTGGGAAAAGagattttcaatgttttgaacTCGAACAAAGGGAAATCTGCACAG CATCATTTAGAAACTGGAGAAACACTTACCTATGATGAGCTCCTTATAAGAAGTGTGAGAACAGCCATatatctttcgaaaaaaaacttgcaaaaggACGATGTTGTCTGTCTATGCTCTATGAACAATATTCATACTCTAGTGTCCTTCATTGCCTGTAAATTCGCAAATGTACAATATGCTGCAATGGAACCAACACTGCCTTCAGATGACATGATCTACATAATGAATTTACTTAAACCGAAAGTTCTGTTTGTCGCAGAAAATTTCATCCCGAgaattgaagaaacaattgaTATATTAAATCATCAGTGTGAATTGATTTCTTTGGGACGTGGGTCAACGAAGTATAAAAGCATATACCAGCTGTTTTCTCCTGTTGATGGAGAGCAAGATTTCAGTGCTCCTTATGTTGAAGACATCAAGGATACTGCTATTATAGCCCTCAGCAGCGGTTCTACTGGGAAACCGAAAGGGGTGCTTTTGAGTCATTATTCCATTCTGTTGAGTTTATACATCATGTCTAAAGAACTACACCGAAAAGGCACTGTCCGATTCAGCAACTTCACTGAAGAATTCACCATTGGAAATAATTCAGTAATCATCTATTCGCCACCATATTGGTTGTCAGGATTTATATTCAGCATGATGACAATTTTCTGTGGTGGTTGTGTTTTTGTTGGTAATGTATTCGATGCCGAGAGAGCTTGGAaggttttccaaaaatttcag CCGGATACGATTTTTTTACCTCCTGGACAAGTAAACGAACTTTGTGCATATGGATCTTCCGAGAGTCCCATCATGAGCGTAAGTTTTTTTGGAACAGGGGGCGGTTGTGTTACGTCTACTCATTTGGagcaaatgaaaaaatgtttcccAAATACTAGAGTAACTCAATTATATGGCCAGACTGAACACAGTGGACTTGCAACGGTTGTCAGTAGTAATATCGAAGAAGAGTTTGAGTatggtgaaaaaaatttgaaaagttgtgGTCGTCCGGTGGATGGAACTAAACTGAGG GTAGTAGATATCGATACAGAGAAAAATTGCGGACCCAGAGAATGTGGGGAATTGAGAATAAAAAGCAAATTGCTCATGAAAGGATACTTCAAAATGGACAGTAGCTCTGTTTTCGACTCAGAAGGATGGTTCAAAACTGGAGATTTGGTTTACTTCGACGAAAATGGTTTCGTTTATGTTGTTGAAAGAATCAAGGATCTTATACTTTATACGGTCTACAACATTGCACCTTCA ATTATCGAAAACATCTTGAAAGAACATCCAGCAATCTTCGAGTGTTGTGTTCTCGGAATACCACACTTGAAGGACAATGAGCATCCTATGGCGGTAGTAGTACTAAAGAAAGGCCATCAAGAAGGAATAACCGAACGGGAAATTGTTTCTTATGTTAATAATCGTGTATCTGATGATAGATACAAAATAAGAGGGGGTGTTAAATTTGTAAATGAAATGCTAAGGAATCCAACGGGAAAACTGAAGAAACTCGACATGAAGAGAAAGATCAGTGAAGGAATACCATTTTAA
- the LOC123673686 gene encoding neurogenic differentiation factor 4-like: protein MDKHGNVARREYKVKSYKKKLRRCKANARERNRMHGLNAALDILRSCMPIQQIYIDMNASPQKLSKIETLRLAANYIGVLSEILEGNQPMESERYIKMLSKNLSQSTSNLIASSVIRNSTNNYWEERSKMCCANSDTLASYNKITNSWIPTYNSYSNNCWQNYRLRSDPFWFSSGEDSDSYKCWNSEIDIFTDNFYYSRYNH from the exons ATGGATAAACATGGAAATGTTGCACGTAGAGAATATAAAGTTAAAagttataagaaaaaattgCGGAGGTGTAAGGCAAATGCAAGAGAGAGGAATAGAATGCATGGATTGAATGCTGCTTTGGATATCTTGAGAAG ttgtatGCCCATCCAACAAATCTACATAGATATGAACGCAAGTCCTCAAAAATTATCTAAAATAGAAACTCTTCGTTTGGCTGCTAATTATATTGGTGTTTTAAGTGAAATTCTAGAAGGAAATCAGCCCATGGAATCTGAAAGATATATAAAAATGTTGTCGAAGAATCTAAGCCAATCTACCTCAAATCTAATAGCAAGTTCTGTAATaagaaattcaacaaataaTTACTGGGAAGAAAGGAGTAAAATGTGCTGTGCGAATTCTGATACTTTAGCTTcttataataaaataactaaCTCTTGGATTCCAACTTATAATTCTTATAGTAACAATTGCTGGCAAAATTATAGATTACGTTCCGACCCCTTCTGGTTTTCCTCAGGTGAAGATAGTGATAGTTACAAGTGTTGGAACAGTGAAATCGATATTTTCACCGATAATTTCTACTACTCTAGATACAACCACTGA